One part of the Bdellovibrio bacteriovorus genome encodes these proteins:
- a CDS encoding isopenicillin N synthase family dioxygenase: protein MRTLETASHSENSTLRKVPTLSLASYTKGTGAERSEFIDKLFTGLKEYGFIILKDHNVQAADLHKAYDILKNFYALPTEVKKSYISPKAGFQRGYTPFGQEHAKDSPVMDLKEFWHVGRELSEGNPLKAVYPANVWPSELPEFQSHFSKLYAALEEAGDVMLEALTMPLEVEKDFFAKMTKDGNSILRLLHYPPIPEGVDPRCVRAAAHEDINFITILPAATASGLQLKDRDGTWLDIDSEPDTLIVDVGDMLARLTNDVLPSTTHRVINPQDGTNQSRYSMPFFMHPHPDAMLSCLPSCKGTGAKYADITGQDFLMQRLREIGLLK, encoded by the coding sequence GTGAGAACACTGGAAACTGCTTCTCATTCTGAAAACAGCACTCTTCGTAAAGTGCCAACATTGAGCCTTGCAAGTTACACCAAAGGAACTGGCGCCGAACGCTCAGAGTTCATCGACAAACTTTTCACTGGTCTGAAAGAATATGGTTTCATCATTCTTAAAGATCACAACGTCCAGGCTGCAGATCTGCACAAAGCTTACGACATCCTTAAAAACTTCTACGCACTTCCGACCGAAGTTAAAAAATCCTATATTTCTCCAAAAGCCGGCTTCCAGCGCGGTTACACTCCATTCGGTCAGGAACACGCCAAAGATTCTCCGGTGATGGACTTGAAAGAGTTCTGGCACGTGGGCCGTGAGCTTTCTGAAGGCAACCCTTTGAAAGCTGTTTACCCTGCAAACGTATGGCCGTCTGAACTGCCGGAATTCCAGTCCCATTTCTCCAAGTTGTATGCAGCTTTGGAAGAAGCGGGCGATGTGATGCTGGAAGCGTTGACGATGCCTTTGGAAGTTGAAAAAGACTTCTTTGCCAAGATGACCAAAGATGGAAACTCCATCCTGAGACTTTTGCACTACCCACCAATTCCTGAGGGTGTGGATCCTCGTTGTGTTCGCGCGGCGGCCCATGAGGACATCAACTTCATTACAATTCTTCCAGCTGCAACCGCTTCCGGTCTGCAATTGAAAGATCGTGACGGCACTTGGTTGGATATCGACTCTGAACCAGACACTTTGATCGTGGACGTGGGCGACATGCTGGCTCGTCTGACGAATGACGTTCTGCCAAGCACTACTCACCGTGTGATCAATCCACAGGATGGTACAAATCAAAGTCGTTATTCCATGCCGTTCTTCATGCACCCGCACCCGGATGCTATGCTGAGCTGCTTGCCATCTTGTAAAGGGACAGGCGCCAAGTACGCTGATATTACTGGACAGGATTTCTTGATGCAGCGACTGCGCGAGATTGGTCTGTTAAAGTAA
- a CDS encoding VOC family protein, giving the protein METNELHRGRLIDHLQLVVKDLEKTKKFYSAVFESLGVPMGGEGPGFFWCDELFISAVDSPASAGKLTGRTHLAFQAKDRDMVKKFYEVALKSGGQDNGAPGERPYHPGYYAAFVLDPDGNNIEAVFHGPAKKSADSVKITF; this is encoded by the coding sequence ATGGAAACGAATGAATTGCACCGCGGGCGTCTGATTGATCACTTGCAACTGGTAGTGAAAGACCTGGAAAAAACCAAAAAGTTTTATTCCGCAGTTTTTGAATCTTTGGGTGTTCCGATGGGTGGGGAAGGACCGGGCTTTTTCTGGTGTGATGAACTGTTTATTTCGGCAGTCGACAGTCCGGCCAGCGCGGGAAAATTGACGGGGCGAACGCACCTGGCATTTCAGGCTAAAGACCGCGATATGGTGAAGAAGTTTTACGAAGTGGCTTTGAAGTCCGGTGGCCAGGATAACGGAGCCCCGGGGGAACGTCCTTATCATCCCGGATATTATGCGGCCTTTGTGCTGGATCCGGATGGAAATAATATTGAAGCGGTCTTCCATGGTCCCGCAAAAAAATCTGCGGACTCGGTGAAGATCACCTTCTAA
- a CDS encoding valine--tRNA ligase gives MSEQLSDRYNPADVESRTYEWWEKNGYFKAQDQSTKPPFSIILPPPNVTGFLHMGHALDHTIQDMMIRWKRMNGYNTMWLPGTDHAGIATQSVVERELKKDGVTRHDLGREKFVEKVWDWKHQYGNRIYGQMRRLGDSCDWDRAVFTLDEGVSKAVRKVFVSLHKKGLIYRGQRLVNWSGPLETAISDLEVEHKQIKGSLYHVKYPLEDGSGFLIVATTRPETMLGDSAVCVHPEDERYKHLIGKNVLLPLTNRKIKIIADTYVDKEFGSGVVKITPAHDFNDYKIGKSHNLEFINILTKKAEINENGGVYAGLKVQEARKRILEDLKAQDLLEKEEPHVHSVGHCSRSGAVVEPYLSEQWFVKMEALAVPAKRVAENGTIRFEPESWTKVYLHWLNNIEDWCISRQLWWGHRIPVWYCEDCNHQTVAETDVTACEKCGSTKLHQDDDVLDTWFSSALWPFSTMGWPNETETLKTFYPTSYLVTGHDIIFFWVARMIMMGLEFQRDVPFRTVYIHGLVRDSQGRKMSKSLGNSIDPVEMIEKHGADALRFTFAAHLYSGKDFKFSEQRLEGYRNFMNKVWNAARFALSNLADFKAPAEGVKALPNKAHISVFDQWIISKLEEVTKTVEEAMEQERFSDASTALYQFIWNQFCDWYIEFTKPILNGNNAEEKAATQLVIAQVLNRIMRLLHPFAPFISEEIYQKLPIKGTACIVDQYPNARNDKEFLSLGSAQAALEIDIVKEVITAIRNIRGENRISPAVKLNVRLGVTNDQTQKILGNNRTALMTMGRLENMEIGPEGNMMKCAVAPVVVKDASVKVIIPLEGLVDFDEEVKRINKSIEKLTRDIGMLSGKLSNEKFVANADEEVVAADRALLAQSKVQLDSLRDALTRFQ, from the coding sequence ATGTCAGAACAGTTATCAGATCGTTATAATCCCGCAGATGTTGAATCGCGCACGTATGAATGGTGGGAAAAGAACGGGTACTTCAAAGCCCAGGATCAATCCACAAAACCTCCATTCTCTATCATCCTTCCTCCGCCGAACGTCACGGGATTCCTGCACATGGGTCACGCTTTGGATCACACAATCCAGGACATGATGATCCGCTGGAAAAGAATGAACGGCTACAACACCATGTGGTTGCCGGGTACAGATCACGCCGGTATCGCGACTCAATCCGTGGTCGAGCGTGAATTGAAAAAAGACGGTGTCACTCGTCACGATCTGGGTCGTGAAAAATTCGTGGAGAAAGTTTGGGACTGGAAACACCAGTACGGAAACCGCATCTATGGACAAATGCGCCGCTTGGGTGATTCCTGCGACTGGGATCGCGCTGTGTTCACTTTGGACGAAGGCGTTTCCAAAGCCGTTCGCAAAGTGTTCGTATCCCTTCACAAAAAAGGTCTGATCTATCGTGGTCAGCGTCTGGTGAACTGGTCCGGTCCTCTGGAAACAGCGATCTCTGACCTGGAAGTTGAACACAAGCAGATCAAAGGTTCTTTGTATCACGTGAAATATCCTTTGGAAGACGGTTCCGGCTTCCTGATTGTGGCGACGACTCGTCCAGAAACCATGCTGGGTGACTCTGCCGTTTGCGTGCATCCAGAAGATGAGCGCTACAAGCACCTGATTGGCAAAAACGTTCTGCTGCCTCTGACCAACAGAAAAATCAAGATCATCGCTGACACTTACGTGGATAAAGAATTCGGTTCTGGCGTGGTAAAAATCACTCCGGCGCACGACTTCAATGACTACAAGATCGGGAAGTCCCACAATCTTGAGTTCATTAACATCCTGACGAAGAAAGCCGAGATCAACGAAAACGGTGGCGTTTACGCCGGCTTGAAAGTTCAAGAGGCGCGCAAGCGCATCCTGGAAGACCTGAAAGCTCAGGATCTTCTGGAAAAAGAAGAACCCCACGTTCATTCCGTAGGTCACTGTTCCCGCTCGGGTGCGGTGGTAGAGCCTTACCTGTCTGAACAGTGGTTCGTGAAAATGGAAGCTTTGGCTGTTCCGGCAAAACGTGTTGCTGAAAACGGCACCATCCGCTTTGAACCGGAATCTTGGACAAAAGTTTACCTGCACTGGCTGAACAACATCGAAGACTGGTGTATTTCCCGTCAATTGTGGTGGGGTCACCGCATTCCGGTTTGGTACTGTGAAGACTGCAACCATCAGACAGTGGCTGAAACAGATGTCACGGCATGCGAAAAGTGCGGCAGTACAAAACTTCACCAGGACGACGACGTTCTGGATACATGGTTCAGTTCCGCTTTGTGGCCGTTCTCAACAATGGGCTGGCCAAATGAAACGGAAACCCTGAAAACATTCTACCCAACCAGTTATCTGGTGACCGGTCACGATATCATCTTCTTCTGGGTGGCTCGTATGATCATGATGGGTCTTGAGTTCCAAAGAGACGTTCCATTCCGTACGGTTTACATCCACGGCCTGGTGCGCGACTCTCAAGGGCGCAAGATGTCCAAGTCTTTGGGCAACTCCATTGACCCGGTGGAAATGATTGAAAAACACGGTGCCGATGCTTTGCGTTTCACGTTTGCGGCGCACTTGTATTCAGGCAAAGACTTCAAGTTCAGCGAACAGCGTCTTGAAGGCTACCGCAACTTCATGAACAAAGTCTGGAACGCGGCTCGTTTCGCGCTTTCCAATCTTGCTGACTTCAAGGCTCCGGCGGAAGGTGTAAAAGCTTTGCCGAACAAAGCCCATATCAGCGTCTTTGACCAGTGGATCATCTCCAAACTTGAGGAAGTGACCAAAACTGTTGAAGAAGCGATGGAACAGGAAAGATTCTCTGATGCCTCCACAGCTCTGTACCAGTTCATCTGGAATCAGTTCTGTGACTGGTATATCGAGTTCACCAAACCGATCCTGAACGGCAACAATGCGGAAGAAAAAGCCGCCACCCAACTGGTGATTGCTCAGGTTCTGAACCGTATCATGCGCCTGCTGCACCCGTTTGCTCCATTTATCTCTGAAGAGATTTACCAGAAGCTTCCGATCAAAGGCACCGCATGTATCGTGGATCAGTACCCGAATGCCCGTAACGACAAAGAATTCCTAAGCCTGGGTTCTGCCCAAGCCGCTTTGGAAATCGACATCGTGAAAGAAGTGATCACCGCGATCCGCAATATCCGTGGTGAAAACCGCATCAGCCCGGCGGTCAAACTGAACGTGCGCCTGGGTGTGACCAACGATCAGACACAAAAGATCCTTGGCAACAACCGCACGGCTTTGATGACCATGGGTCGTCTGGAAAACATGGAAATCGGACCGGAAGGCAACATGATGAAGTGTGCCGTGGCTCCGGTGGTGGTGAAAGATGCCAGCGTAAAGGTGATCATCCCGCTTGAAGGCCTGGTCGATTTCGACGAGGAAGTAAAACGTATCAACAAGTCGATCGAAAAACTGACTCGTGATATCGGCATGCTTTCCGGCAAACTTTCCAACGAAAAGTTTGTCGCCAACGCCGACGAAGAGGTTGTAGCGGCGGACCGTGCCTTGCTGGCGCAGTCCAAGGTTCAACTGGATTCATTGCGTGATGCTTTGACCCGCTTCCAGTAA
- the tsaA gene encoding tRNA (N6-threonylcarbamoyladenosine(37)-N6)-methyltransferase TrmO, which yields MEPIGYLESCFKDKFGTPRQPGLVKRAEARLKIRADLQPEESLQGLEGFSHVWLIWVFHQNKVARFHAKVHPPRLGGESMGLFATRTPHRPNPIGLSLVELVRVEKDGIVVAGADLVDGTPILDIKPYLPEVEAIPTARTGWPAEIAKNPIAVTFDDKAEQLLQEWQMRNPDKALREVIEETLKQDPRPVVYRGFEEGDSPYRSSHAVRLYDVDVHFKFESPTQVRVFDILFMHN from the coding sequence ATGGAACCTATTGGCTACTTGGAGTCTTGCTTTAAAGATAAATTTGGAACGCCGCGACAGCCCGGGCTTGTTAAGCGGGCCGAAGCACGTCTGAAAATCCGCGCGGATCTTCAGCCTGAAGAATCTTTGCAGGGCCTTGAGGGCTTCAGTCATGTGTGGCTGATTTGGGTCTTCCATCAAAACAAAGTGGCGCGCTTCCATGCGAAAGTGCATCCGCCACGTTTGGGTGGGGAAAGTATGGGGTTGTTTGCGACCCGCACTCCTCATCGTCCGAATCCGATCGGGCTGTCTTTGGTGGAACTGGTGCGCGTGGAAAAAGACGGCATCGTGGTCGCCGGAGCAGATCTGGTGGATGGCACTCCGATTTTGGATATCAAACCTTACCTTCCTGAGGTCGAAGCCATTCCCACGGCCCGCACGGGATGGCCGGCTGAGATCGCCAAGAACCCAATTGCAGTGACGTTCGACGACAAGGCCGAGCAACTTTTACAAGAGTGGCAGATGCGAAATCCCGATAAAGCTCTGCGCGAAGTGATTGAAGAAACTCTGAAACAGGACCCGCGTCCTGTCGTTTATCGTGGTTTTGAAGAGGGCGATTCCCCCTATAGAAGCTCGCATGCAGTCCGTCTGTACGACGTGGATGTCCATTTCAAATTTGAAAGCCCCACCCAGGTGCGCGTATTCGATATTCTTTTTATGCATAATTAG